From the Paenibacillus tianjinensis genome, the window TGAATTTCAGACGGAAGTGTGCCAGTCGCTGGAACGGCTGCGTAAGGGGAGCTGAAACAGTGAAGGATGCCGGAATGCCACCCCTGTGATACAATAATCTGAAAAGCCGAAATGATGGGGGATTGAAGTGAATGTATGATTTTGAACGCATAATTGACCGCCGCAATACCCGCTCCTACAAATGGGATCAGAATGAAAAGCTGTTTGGGAACAAGGATATTCTTCCGCTGTGGGTAGCAGATATGGATTTTGAGAGCCCTCCGGCGGTGAAGGAAGCGATTTTGCGCCGGGTGGAAGCCGGTGTCTATGGCTATAGCGTAGCAAGTGATTCTTACAAACAAGCGATTGTAAACTGGTTCGGACGGCGCCATAATTGGGCGATTCAGCCGGAGTGGATCACGGATTCACCGGGAATTGTCACTTCACTAAGCCTATCAGTAGAGCTGTTCACCCAGCCGGGTGATGAGGTGATCCTGCAATCGCCGGTCTATTATCCTTTCTATGATGTAATTAAGATGAATGACCGCAAGGTGGCCAAGAATCCGCTGATTCTTCGCAATGGGCGGTATGAGATGGATTATGCCCACCTTGAAACGCTTATGCAGGGTGGCGCCAAGCTGCTGCTGCTGTGCAACCCCCATAATCCGGGAGGAACCGTCTGGAAACGCGAGGAGCTCCAGCAGGTTGGAGATTTATGCCTGCGTTACGGGGTAACCGTCATTTCGGACGAGATTCATTGCGATTTGACGCTTCCCGGACACAAGCATATCCCGTTTGCCTCTTTATCTGAAGAACTGGCTGATATTACAGTTACAACGCTGGCAGCAACCAAAACCTTCAATCTGCCCGGCCTGCAGACCTCTTTCATCGTGGCCCGGAATCCTGAAATGCAGGGTAAAT encodes:
- a CDS encoding MalY/PatB family protein, which produces MYDFERIIDRRNTRSYKWDQNEKLFGNKDILPLWVADMDFESPPAVKEAILRRVEAGVYGYSVASDSYKQAIVNWFGRRHNWAIQPEWITDSPGIVTSLSLSVELFTQPGDEVILQSPVYYPFYDVIKMNDRKVAKNPLILRNGRYEMDYAHLETLMQGGAKLLLLCNPHNPGGTVWKREELQQVGDLCLRYGVTVISDEIHCDLTLPGHKHIPFASLSEELADITVTTLAATKTFNLPGLQTSFIVARNPEMQGKFERKLKALSLHMSSYFAPEAVEAAYNEGETWLDELRQHIAGNAEYAISYLAEHLPAVKVMRPEATYLLWMDCRALGLDAAGLKNLMYKEAEVAFNEGSVFGPEGEGHLRINLACPRSVLTEALLRFSRAAASYAE